Proteins from a single region of Sporichthyaceae bacterium:
- a CDS encoding methyltransferase domain-containing protein, giving the protein MADRTGAQKLLYPESAAGGFSHVDSTVAFYSRVNALLSPDSVVVDLGAGRGAFLEDPVSYRRDLRRLRGKVARVIGLDVDEAVLDNPALDDAHPIKVGGSFPLADKSVDLMVSDFTFEHISDPAQVAREISRVLRPGAWLCARTPNRFGYIGIPTQVVPNGLHGRVLARVQPDRQAKDTFPTCYRLNTMADLKRHFPEDEFEHCSYLADSEPAYFGGSTAACRVVRAVSQIVPGRYRSVLFVFLRRK; this is encoded by the coding sequence ATGGCTGACCGAACCGGCGCGCAGAAACTCCTGTATCCGGAATCTGCCGCCGGCGGGTTCTCGCACGTCGACAGCACGGTCGCGTTCTACTCGCGGGTCAATGCCCTACTGTCCCCGGACTCCGTCGTGGTAGATCTGGGCGCCGGGCGGGGAGCATTCCTGGAGGATCCCGTCAGCTATCGCCGCGACCTGCGCCGACTGCGGGGCAAGGTGGCGCGGGTCATCGGGTTGGACGTCGACGAGGCCGTCCTGGACAACCCGGCCTTGGACGATGCACACCCCATCAAGGTCGGCGGCTCCTTCCCGTTGGCCGACAAGTCGGTCGATCTTATGGTCTCGGACTTCACTTTCGAGCACATAAGCGATCCCGCCCAGGTAGCCCGCGAGATCTCGCGCGTCCTGCGGCCGGGAGCTTGGTTGTGTGCCCGGACACCAAATCGGTTCGGCTACATCGGGATACCAACCCAGGTCGTGCCCAACGGGCTGCACGGCCGGGTGCTGGCCCGAGTTCAGCCGGACAGGCAGGCGAAGGACACGTTTCCCACCTGCTACCGACTCAACACGATGGCGGATCTGAAGCGCCATTTCCCGGAGGACGAGTTCGAGCACTGCTCCTACCTCGCCGACTCCGAGCCGGCATATTTCGGTGGTTCAACGGCTGCGTGCCGCGTCGTCCGAGCCGTCTCACAGATCGTCCCGGGCCGTTACCGTTCCGTGCTGTTCGTGTTCCTGCGGCGCAAGTGA
- a CDS encoding DUF3180 domain-containing protein, translating to MNATRGWVLAAIAAVSASLGWGGALLIDGLGRALPQVPASAPSVLALFAATLFTLGFTTRARMRAARERPPGAKAMDPLLVARYAVLARASSPVGSGVMGLYAGYAVFLVPGLDQSGHRSLVGMAALAVASGFAVVVGALFLERICRVPGDGGPDNSSLPQPRDRAR from the coding sequence ATGAACGCCACTCGCGGATGGGTGCTGGCAGCGATCGCGGCTGTCTCCGCCTCGCTGGGTTGGGGCGGGGCACTGCTGATCGACGGCCTCGGTCGGGCCTTGCCGCAGGTCCCGGCCTCCGCCCCGTCGGTGTTGGCGCTGTTCGCGGCGACCCTGTTCACGTTGGGCTTCACGACCCGGGCCCGGATGCGGGCCGCCCGGGAACGGCCTCCCGGGGCCAAGGCGATGGATCCGTTGCTGGTCGCCCGGTACGCCGTGCTGGCCCGGGCGAGTTCGCCGGTCGGTTCCGGGGTCATGGGCCTGTACGCCGGGTACGCCGTCTTCCTGGTGCCCGGTCTGGACCAGTCCGGGCACCGCAGCCTGGTCGGGATGGCAGCGCTGGCGGTGGCCTCCGGGTTCGCTGTGGTGGTCGGCGCGTTGTTCCTGGAGCGCATCTGTCGCGTGCCCGGCGACGGCGGTCCGGACAACTCGAGCCTGCCCCAGCCGCGGGATCGGGCACGCTGA
- a CDS encoding nuclear transport factor 2 family protein, translated as MLLELNQDLYTAFENADLDGMDALWAGNGLAESVVCVHPGWPTLRGRDEVMRSWAMIMANTSYIQFVLTDIEVAVAGEVAVVTCVENIITAADDDSESESTAFAGAKGVATNVFRRTDSGWRLWVRHGSPVLDGVEDTLEESDDSPG; from the coding sequence GTGCTGCTCGAACTCAACCAGGACCTCTACACCGCGTTCGAGAACGCGGACCTGGACGGGATGGACGCCCTGTGGGCCGGCAACGGCCTGGCCGAGTCCGTGGTCTGCGTCCACCCCGGCTGGCCCACCCTGCGCGGCCGCGACGAGGTCATGCGGTCCTGGGCGATGATCATGGCCAACACCAGCTACATCCAGTTCGTGCTGACCGACATCGAGGTGGCGGTGGCCGGCGAGGTTGCCGTGGTGACCTGCGTGGAGAACATCATCACCGCAGCCGATGACGACTCGGAGTCCGAGTCCACGGCCTTCGCCGGGGCAAAGGGCGTGGCCACCAACGTTTTCCGGCGAACCGACTCCGGCTGGCGGCTGTGGGTGCGGCACGGCTCACCGGTCCTGGACGGCGTGGAGGACACCCTCGAGGAGTCCGACGACTCACCGGGCTGA
- the folK gene encoding 2-amino-4-hydroxy-6-hydroxymethyldihydropteridine diphosphokinase, translating to MNDTPAYQVDDTLTGQLRPIRRAVLSLGSNSGDRATNLQNAIDAILDAPGIWGLSVSPVYETLPETEADGPKFLNAVLIVDTEMSGATLLERCHAVEEAFGRARVGEDRSGPRRLDMDVIALADRVLDDPAITLPHPRAHERAFVLAPWHDMEPDAQLPTRGKIADLLLDVDLGTIRKMPDLVLELPA from the coding sequence GTGAACGACACCCCGGCGTACCAGGTCGACGACACTCTCACCGGCCAGCTGCGTCCCATCCGACGCGCCGTGCTGTCGTTGGGCAGCAACTCGGGCGACCGTGCCACGAATCTGCAGAACGCGATCGACGCGATCCTCGACGCCCCCGGGATCTGGGGCCTGAGTGTCTCGCCCGTCTACGAGACCCTGCCCGAGACCGAGGCGGACGGGCCCAAGTTCCTGAACGCGGTGCTGATCGTCGACACCGAGATGTCCGGCGCCACGCTGCTGGAGCGCTGCCACGCGGTCGAGGAGGCTTTCGGCCGGGCCCGGGTCGGCGAGGACCGCAGTGGCCCGCGTCGCCTCGACATGGACGTGATCGCGCTGGCCGACCGGGTGCTGGACGACCCGGCGATCACGCTTCCGCATCCGCGGGCCCACGAGCGGGCGTTCGTGCTGGCGCCGTGGCACGACATGGAGCCGGACGCGCAACTGCCGACCCGCGGCAAGATCGCGGACCTGCTGCTCGACGTCGACCTCGGGACGATCCGCAAGATGCCGGACTTAGTGCTGGAACTTCCCGCCTGA
- the folB gene encoding dihydroneopterin aldolase, giving the protein MRELDRVALRGLRGFGRHGVLPAERDLGQPFIIDVDLGLDTSTAAGSDDVRDTIDYAEVADSVIALVEGEPVNLIETLAERIAAECLVRTVVQTVEITVHKPSAPVAVPFQDVSVTITRSRQ; this is encoded by the coding sequence ATGCGAGAGCTGGATCGCGTGGCCCTGCGCGGCCTGCGCGGTTTCGGTCGGCACGGCGTCCTGCCCGCGGAGCGGGATCTCGGCCAGCCGTTCATCATCGACGTCGATCTCGGCCTCGACACGAGCACCGCGGCCGGCTCCGACGATGTGCGCGACACGATCGACTACGCCGAGGTCGCCGACTCCGTGATCGCCCTGGTGGAGGGCGAACCGGTGAATCTGATCGAGACGCTGGCGGAGAGAATTGCGGCCGAGTGTCTGGTTCGGACGGTGGTGCAGACGGTCGAGATCACGGTGCACAAACCCTCCGCCCCGGTGGCGGTGCCATTCCAGGACGTATCAGTGACGATCACGCGGAGTCGCCAGTGA
- a CDS encoding methyltransferase domain-containing protein, with the protein MKGDSATGETSGPLLDEFRFDSPDALDSHGCLIPGLFAKLGPAAGRDLLDLGCGNGALTRTLASAGFRTVGADASVSGIAMARRAHPDLDWEAQDINEALAPRLRGNFDVVLAVEVIEHLFLPRRLFGRAAEALRPGGRLVLSTPYHGYLKNLAIAALNQSDKHWTVGWDHGHIKFFSRNTLTAMALDQGFRPVDWGFVGRSRPLSKSMIMVAVPVSS; encoded by the coding sequence GTGAAAGGCGACTCTGCGACGGGGGAGACGAGCGGGCCGCTGCTCGACGAATTTCGCTTCGATTCTCCGGACGCGCTGGACAGCCACGGCTGTCTGATACCCGGACTGTTCGCGAAACTCGGCCCGGCAGCCGGGCGCGACCTCTTGGACCTTGGTTGCGGCAACGGCGCTCTCACCCGAACGCTGGCATCGGCGGGCTTCCGAACGGTGGGTGCGGATGCCTCGGTCTCCGGAATCGCAATGGCCCGGCGCGCTCACCCGGACTTGGATTGGGAGGCGCAGGACATCAACGAGGCGCTGGCGCCCCGACTGCGCGGCAACTTCGACGTGGTCCTCGCAGTCGAGGTGATCGAGCACCTGTTCCTGCCGCGCCGGCTCTTCGGCCGGGCGGCCGAAGCGTTGCGGCCCGGTGGGCGACTTGTCCTCAGCACGCCGTACCACGGCTATCTGAAGAACCTGGCGATCGCGGCTCTGAACCAGAGCGACAAGCACTGGACGGTCGGGTGGGACCACGGGCACATCAAATTCTTCTCGCGGAACACATTGACGGCGATGGCCCTCGATCAGGGTTTTCGCCCGGTTGACTGGGGATTCGTCGGCCGGTCCCGGCCGCTCTCCAAGTCAATGATCATGGTGGCGGTGCCGGTGAGTTCCTGA
- the folP gene encoding dihydropteroate synthase — MGVVNVTPDSFSDGGRFFDPEVAVAHGRALLAEGADLLDVGGESTRPGALRVDEAEELRRVVPVVRELAGAGAPVAVDTMRASVAEAALAAGARMVNDVSGGLADPAMTPLIAEARVPYVLMHWRGPSSDMASRAVYDDVVADVRAELAKRLEAVVAAGVAPEQIVLDPGLGFAKNAEHNWALLRGLARLHELGRPVLVATSRKGFLGRLLAVDDQPRDLADRDDATTATSALAAAAGAWCVRVHAVRPSRDAVEVAAAWAAGQELTGTATMIIDLESGRDRPTNPQSTGRKP; from the coding sequence ATGGGCGTGGTCAACGTCACCCCGGACTCGTTCTCCGACGGCGGTCGTTTCTTCGACCCCGAGGTCGCGGTGGCCCACGGCCGGGCACTTCTGGCCGAGGGCGCGGACCTGCTCGACGTGGGCGGGGAGTCCACCCGGCCCGGGGCTCTCCGGGTCGACGAGGCCGAGGAGCTACGCCGGGTCGTGCCCGTGGTCCGGGAGCTGGCCGGCGCCGGTGCGCCGGTGGCGGTCGACACCATGCGCGCGTCGGTGGCCGAGGCCGCGTTGGCGGCGGGGGCCCGGATGGTCAACGACGTCAGCGGAGGGCTCGCCGACCCGGCGATGACCCCGCTGATCGCCGAGGCCCGCGTACCGTACGTCCTCATGCATTGGCGGGGCCCGAGCTCGGACATGGCGTCCCGAGCCGTCTATGACGACGTTGTGGCCGACGTGCGCGCCGAGCTCGCGAAGCGCCTCGAAGCTGTTGTTGCGGCCGGGGTCGCCCCGGAGCAGATCGTGCTCGACCCCGGGCTGGGCTTCGCCAAGAACGCCGAGCACAACTGGGCCCTGCTGCGGGGGTTGGCGCGGCTGCACGAGCTGGGTCGGCCGGTGCTGGTCGCGACCTCCCGCAAAGGCTTCCTGGGGCGCCTGCTCGCCGTCGACGACCAGCCGCGCGACCTGGCGGATCGTGACGACGCGACCACGGCCACCTCGGCCCTCGCCGCCGCGGCCGGTGCCTGGTGCGTCCGCGTGCACGCCGTCCGCCCGTCCCGCGACGCCGTGGAGGTCGCGGCCGCGTGGGCGGCAGGTCAGGAACTCACCGGCACCGCCACCATGATCATTGACTTGGAGAGCGGCCGGGACCGGCCGACGAATCCCCAGTCAACCGGGCGAAAACCCTGA
- a CDS encoding FkbM family methyltransferase: MAASGTLRDLARAGFYWSKALVGYCTHRTDYFSPLPTLGRRATVRSRTGGTIRLSLRPGLSDARSLFQVFLAEEYRLDRLARSAEMRTYWTDVLASGACPLIIDCGANNGMSAAYFASAWPGSKVVAVEPDSRNMEMLVRNTAAFDVDPILAAVSDAPGRFSIMNPDDDLRGLRTAATEDGSIEGVTIPEILARYPRPQYEPFILKVDIEGAEENLFRGDTDWVDDFPLLALELHDWMLPGNATSKNFLCAVAQRNRDFVQIGENTFSIRNGLSSPQTTATMG, encoded by the coding sequence GTGGCTGCATCGGGCACCTTGCGGGACCTGGCGCGCGCCGGTTTCTACTGGTCGAAGGCGCTGGTCGGCTACTGCACGCATCGCACGGACTACTTCTCCCCGTTGCCCACGCTCGGTCGACGGGCCACCGTCCGGTCGCGGACCGGTGGCACGATCCGGCTCTCGTTGCGGCCCGGCCTCTCGGACGCTCGCTCGCTGTTCCAGGTCTTCCTGGCTGAGGAGTACCGACTGGACCGCCTGGCGCGCTCCGCCGAGATGCGTACGTACTGGACCGATGTGCTCGCGTCGGGTGCTTGCCCGCTGATCATCGACTGCGGGGCCAACAACGGCATGTCCGCCGCCTATTTCGCCTCCGCCTGGCCCGGGTCGAAGGTCGTCGCAGTGGAGCCCGACAGTCGAAACATGGAGATGCTGGTCCGCAACACGGCCGCCTTCGACGTGGATCCCATCCTGGCCGCGGTCAGCGACGCTCCCGGCCGGTTCAGCATCATGAACCCGGACGACGACCTGCGCGGACTGCGCACGGCGGCGACCGAGGACGGCTCGATCGAGGGCGTCACCATCCCGGAGATCCTGGCGCGGTACCCGCGCCCGCAGTACGAGCCGTTCATCCTCAAGGTCGACATCGAGGGCGCCGAGGAGAACCTGTTCCGCGGCGACACCGACTGGGTGGACGACTTCCCGCTACTGGCCCTGGAACTGCACGACTGGATGCTGCCGGGCAATGCCACCTCCAAGAACTTCCTGTGTGCGGTGGCCCAGCGCAACCGTGATTTCGTCCAGATCGGGGAGAACACGTTCTCCATCCGAAACGGGCTGAGTTCCCCGCAGACCACGGCCACGATGGGCTGA
- a CDS encoding Hsp70 family protein, with product MGYRLGIDLGATVVVAAVADDTGAVRAVPLGREAAVPAAVLVDTNGAIRCGDEAAAAAAKLPDRMVRRFVPRIGDEIPMTVGPANGRHTMLLPQDITAAVVAWVIAKSAANERAMPDAVTLVHPAGWGAHKLELMQRALSGRGLAHVRLVSGAVAAGQAWIRVTGAGPGAAFAVFDLGGESVVASALRVGDDGAAWPLGAPSGRHDLGGVDFDDAVLRHVLGGLEPTATQSLAEVRADSPVLEQLRLACRQAKETLSSATDATIEVTLDGRRITTRITRAEFESAVADVAQRSIDLLLDAVGSAGLRVGDLAGVLLCGGTSAVPFIAQQLTTRLGPTARLMREIHPAFTAAAGAALLAGAAPAAPQPAPAGKKRPQLEVPTVVGRKPAVIEATAAEPTDGADRWGSIRIAPMRKGGEPIVPAAAKATGKQHAQAQHAAIAHQRAAAQAEQELAVAQAAEAAREAMAARATEAAHTAEDVAAAQRTAEADAAERARLEAERAVAERVAERAEIEHARLAAEIARLTEENARLVAENAAAEQAAAEQIAAAEKAATQKALAAAKAAVRRAATERARLAEENTRQAQEHAIAERAAAERAATEQANAKRAAALQTAAEKAATERAAAQQAAATQAAAERAAAEEQRAAAARAERERIARERIAREHAEREQAARSRPEAPTTPIPAARRPEADVEFPPVYEEPPVVSSIPDLPGPEARPNRRRSHAGAVVAGAVSARSVVAPRELGSLEDLLAAPTPHRLPAAASSVEAPADQDESAMETTLEIVAGTQVEELYEYTEGEFWIDEDGQIVDAEGNVYEWADAETESEPQDAWRRGLGVVKPRRVLALMAITAALVVGSGAWRAVDPGLLGGGSDSSGSPSVTQSTPANNTPTTSTATKSTSSTKAKKPTRTARGSAPTQANVLTDLTP from the coding sequence ATGGGGTATCGGCTGGGGATCGACCTTGGCGCGACCGTCGTTGTGGCGGCGGTTGCAGACGACACGGGAGCCGTACGCGCGGTTCCGCTGGGTCGGGAGGCTGCCGTTCCGGCGGCCGTGCTCGTCGACACGAACGGGGCGATCCGCTGCGGCGACGAGGCGGCCGCCGCGGCAGCCAAGCTGCCGGACCGCATGGTGCGCCGCTTCGTCCCGCGCATCGGCGACGAGATCCCGATGACGGTCGGGCCGGCCAACGGTCGGCACACGATGCTGCTCCCGCAGGACATCACCGCCGCGGTGGTCGCCTGGGTGATCGCCAAGTCCGCGGCCAACGAGCGTGCAATGCCGGACGCGGTCACCCTGGTGCACCCGGCCGGCTGGGGCGCCCACAAGCTGGAGCTCATGCAGCGCGCCCTGTCCGGGCGCGGGCTGGCGCACGTCCGGCTGGTCAGCGGCGCGGTGGCAGCCGGCCAGGCCTGGATCCGGGTCACCGGCGCCGGGCCCGGCGCCGCCTTCGCTGTGTTCGACCTCGGCGGCGAGTCGGTCGTGGCCTCGGCGCTGCGCGTCGGCGACGACGGGGCGGCCTGGCCACTCGGCGCCCCCTCGGGACGGCACGACCTCGGCGGCGTCGACTTCGACGACGCCGTCCTGCGCCACGTCCTGGGCGGCCTCGAGCCGACCGCGACGCAGTCTCTCGCCGAGGTCCGGGCGGACTCCCCCGTCCTGGAGCAGCTCCGCCTCGCCTGCCGGCAGGCCAAGGAAACGCTGTCGTCGGCCACCGATGCGACCATCGAGGTCACGCTCGACGGTCGGCGGATCACCACGCGGATCACCCGGGCCGAGTTCGAGTCTGCCGTCGCGGACGTCGCGCAGCGGTCGATCGACCTGCTGCTGGACGCCGTCGGCAGCGCCGGCCTGCGGGTCGGCGACCTGGCCGGTGTGCTGCTGTGCGGCGGCACGAGCGCGGTCCCGTTCATCGCCCAGCAGCTGACCACGCGGCTGGGCCCGACGGCCCGGCTGATGCGCGAGATCCACCCTGCTTTCACCGCCGCGGCCGGTGCCGCGCTGCTCGCCGGCGCGGCTCCGGCCGCACCCCAGCCGGCACCCGCGGGGAAGAAGCGCCCGCAGCTCGAGGTGCCGACGGTGGTCGGACGCAAGCCGGCTGTCATCGAGGCCACGGCGGCCGAGCCGACCGACGGCGCCGATCGCTGGGGAAGCATCCGAATCGCCCCGATGCGCAAGGGCGGCGAGCCGATCGTCCCCGCCGCGGCCAAGGCCACCGGCAAGCAGCACGCCCAGGCGCAGCACGCAGCTATCGCACACCAGCGTGCGGCGGCGCAGGCCGAGCAGGAGCTCGCGGTCGCGCAGGCCGCCGAGGCAGCTCGCGAGGCCATGGCCGCCCGGGCGACGGAAGCGGCCCACACGGCCGAGGACGTGGCGGCCGCGCAGCGCACCGCAGAGGCCGACGCCGCGGAGCGGGCGCGGCTGGAGGCCGAGCGCGCCGTGGCCGAGCGGGTCGCGGAGCGGGCAGAAATTGAGCACGCCCGGCTCGCGGCCGAGATCGCCCGGCTGACTGAGGAGAACGCCCGACTCGTCGCGGAGAACGCTGCCGCCGAGCAGGCAGCCGCCGAGCAGATCGCGGCGGCGGAGAAGGCCGCCACCCAGAAGGCCTTGGCCGCGGCCAAGGCGGCGGTGCGGCGGGCAGCCACGGAGCGGGCCCGGCTGGCCGAGGAGAACACGCGCCAGGCGCAGGAGCATGCCATCGCGGAGCGTGCGGCTGCCGAACGTGCGGCCACCGAGCAGGCCAACGCGAAACGCGCCGCGGCCCTGCAGACCGCTGCCGAGAAGGCGGCCACGGAACGCGCGGCCGCGCAGCAGGCAGCCGCCACGCAGGCCGCGGCCGAACGGGCTGCCGCGGAGGAGCAGCGAGCCGCCGCGGCTCGCGCCGAGCGGGAGCGCATCGCTCGCGAGCGGATCGCCCGCGAGCACGCCGAGCGCGAGCAGGCGGCGCGTAGCCGCCCGGAGGCGCCGACCACGCCCATCCCGGCTGCGCGTCGGCCCGAGGCCGACGTCGAGTTCCCGCCGGTGTACGAGGAGCCCCCGGTCGTCAGCTCGATCCCGGATCTGCCCGGTCCGGAGGCCCGCCCGAACCGGCGCCGGTCGCACGCGGGCGCAGTGGTGGCCGGGGCGGTCTCCGCGCGCAGCGTCGTCGCGCCGCGCGAGCTGGGCAGCCTCGAGGACCTGCTCGCCGCTCCGACCCCGCACCGACTGCCCGCGGCGGCGTCGAGCGTCGAGGCCCCCGCCGACCAGGACGAGAGCGCGATGGAGACGACCCTCGAGATCGTCGCCGGGACGCAGGTCGAGGAACTTTACGAGTACACCGAGGGCGAGTTCTGGATCGACGAGGACGGCCAGATCGTCGACGCCGAGGGCAACGTCTACGAGTGGGCCGACGCGGAGACCGAGTCGGAGCCGCAGGATGCGTGGCGGCGCGGGCTGGGCGTCGTCAAGCCGCGCCGGGTGCTTGCGCTGATGGCCATCACCGCCGCGCTGGTGGTCGGGTCGGGCGCCTGGCGGGCCGTCGACCCCGGCCTGCTCGGTGGCGGCAGCGACTCGTCAGGCTCACCCTCGGTCACGCAGTCGACGCCGGCCAACAACACGCCGACCACCTCGACCGCGACCAAGTCCACGAGCTCGACCAAGGCAAAGAAGCCGACCCGGACCGCCCGCGGCTCGGCGCCCACGCAGGCCAACGTGTTGACCGACCTGACCCCCTGA
- the folE gene encoding GTP cyclohydrolase I FolE encodes MVDPISLDVPEVGVAALRPYDAKRVEDAIREILYAIGEDPDRDGLRETPARVARAYAEMFAGMWQCPVEVLNTTFDIGHDELVLVRDIELYSCCEHHLVPFHGVAHVGYIPAAEGKITGLSKLARLVDVYARRPQVQERLTTQIADALMRILEPQGAIVVIEAEHLCMTMRGVRKSGSRTITSAVRGILANEATRAEAMSLIMQPGSRR; translated from the coding sequence ATGGTCGATCCGATCTCGTTGGACGTCCCCGAGGTGGGCGTGGCCGCGCTCCGGCCGTACGACGCCAAGCGGGTCGAGGACGCGATCCGGGAGATCCTGTACGCGATCGGCGAGGACCCGGACCGCGACGGCCTGCGCGAGACCCCGGCCCGCGTCGCCCGCGCCTATGCGGAGATGTTCGCCGGGATGTGGCAGTGCCCGGTCGAGGTCCTGAACACGACCTTCGACATCGGGCACGACGAGTTGGTCCTGGTCCGCGACATCGAGTTGTACTCGTGCTGCGAACACCACCTGGTGCCCTTCCACGGGGTCGCCCACGTCGGTTACATCCCGGCCGCCGAGGGCAAGATCACCGGGCTGTCGAAGCTGGCCCGGCTGGTCGACGTCTACGCCCGCCGGCCCCAGGTGCAGGAACGGCTGACCACTCAGATCGCCGACGCGCTGATGCGCATCCTCGAGCCCCAGGGCGCGATCGTGGTCATCGAGGCCGAACACCTGTGCATGACCATGCGCGGCGTGCGCAAGAGCGGTTCCCGCACGATCACCTCGGCGGTGCGCGGAATCCTGGCGAACGAAGCCACCCGCGCCGAGGCGATGAGTCTGATCATGCAGCCCGGATCGAGACGCTGA
- a CDS encoding acyltransferase family protein, whose protein sequence is MDRDPENRPAEQEPTAAADFGCAESPILAPVRDAAFLAAETVIPPQRVAPVRVERPQRRTDIQALRALAVCLVMLYDLWPNSVRGGFVGVDVFFVISGFLITAQLLEIRPSRLVELAAFWGGRIRRLLPAATLVLAATLALSASVGPPGEWKHGATGVLAAAVGVQNWALAGRSLPRIDINDGLGSVQQFWSLSVGEQFYLCWPILLLACFWVARRIRRDDRAVAGVLLTLLVLGSFAWSVSITATSPAAAFYATPSRIWELGVGALLAAVGPMLPRSSGEEPDDRLRMICAAAGLGAIACSVLAFSTATPWPGWMAAGPVLGTVVFLAARVPDESIPGLLLAAPPLQWLGGASYSIYLWHWPLIVFGPQLMGHQLSILEKLGVLVLSLLLGGLSKRFVEDRFRPARPGTKPWRTFVAALAGIVVLVGGSGAQLAAAGQAEAPAWTQLHAALAADHGCLGAGSRLAARRCPSATNQIVPNPLIATADLPVAEKSNCLVAEPFVALPRCTYGPADAKVNIALVGNSLAAQWMPALRQLADRNHWRISEFLSTDCPVTTRQFLLRDPATDAACLAWGRKVMTATTAGHFAVVVTSDLSEQTSRTSAAHVAWARGFAAELTSWRAAGSKVLVLRATPLPAHTTSSPANCVAQHGYDYSACAGPRSQWVRPDPLADAATALGGPGMDMVDLTDWFCESQCPAVIGGVLVYRDGLHLTATFARTMAPALEPYLQQELRSQSSAAHK, encoded by the coding sequence TTGGACCGCGACCCGGAAAACCGCCCTGCCGAGCAGGAGCCCACCGCTGCGGCGGACTTCGGTTGCGCCGAATCCCCGATCCTCGCGCCGGTTCGAGACGCTGCGTTCCTCGCGGCCGAAACGGTGATCCCGCCGCAACGCGTCGCGCCGGTCCGGGTCGAGCGACCCCAGCGGCGCACGGACATCCAGGCCTTGCGCGCGCTCGCCGTCTGCCTGGTGATGCTGTACGACCTCTGGCCGAACTCGGTACGCGGCGGTTTCGTTGGCGTGGACGTGTTCTTCGTGATCTCCGGTTTTCTGATCACCGCTCAGTTGCTGGAGATCCGCCCGTCCCGGTTGGTGGAACTTGCTGCGTTCTGGGGCGGGCGAATCCGTCGTTTGCTGCCTGCCGCGACGCTCGTGCTCGCGGCGACGCTCGCGTTGTCCGCCTCGGTCGGCCCGCCCGGAGAGTGGAAGCACGGTGCCACCGGTGTGCTGGCTGCCGCCGTGGGAGTGCAGAACTGGGCGTTGGCCGGGCGGTCGTTGCCGCGCATCGACATCAACGACGGGTTGGGTTCGGTCCAGCAGTTCTGGTCGTTGTCGGTCGGCGAGCAGTTCTACCTGTGCTGGCCGATCCTGCTGCTCGCCTGCTTCTGGGTGGCGCGGCGGATTCGTCGCGACGACCGGGCGGTCGCCGGTGTGCTGCTGACGCTGCTCGTCCTCGGTTCGTTCGCGTGGTCGGTCAGCATCACCGCGACGTCGCCCGCTGCGGCGTTCTACGCGACCCCGTCGCGAATCTGGGAACTCGGCGTGGGCGCACTGCTCGCGGCGGTGGGCCCGATGCTGCCCCGCAGTTCCGGCGAGGAGCCGGACGACCGGTTGCGGATGATCTGCGCTGCAGCGGGCCTGGGCGCGATCGCCTGTTCCGTGCTCGCGTTCTCCACGGCGACGCCGTGGCCCGGCTGGATGGCCGCCGGTCCGGTGCTCGGTACCGTGGTGTTCCTCGCCGCTCGGGTGCCCGACGAGAGCATCCCGGGCCTGCTGCTGGCTGCCCCGCCGTTGCAGTGGCTGGGCGGTGCTTCGTACTCGATCTATCTGTGGCACTGGCCGCTGATCGTGTTCGGACCGCAGCTGATGGGGCATCAGTTGTCCATCCTGGAGAAGCTCGGGGTGCTCGTCCTGAGCCTGCTGCTCGGCGGGCTGAGCAAGCGGTTCGTCGAGGACCGGTTCCGGCCGGCCCGGCCCGGTACCAAACCGTGGCGTACGTTCGTCGCCGCGCTGGCCGGGATCGTCGTGCTGGTGGGCGGCTCCGGCGCGCAGTTGGCGGCCGCCGGGCAGGCCGAGGCTCCGGCCTGGACTCAGCTGCACGCCGCGCTGGCCGCCGACCACGGATGCCTGGGCGCGGGCTCGCGCCTGGCGGCCCGGCGCTGCCCGAGCGCGACCAACCAGATCGTGCCGAATCCGCTGATCGCCACCGCGGATCTTCCGGTGGCGGAGAAGAGCAACTGTCTGGTCGCCGAACCGTTCGTGGCGTTGCCGCGCTGCACCTACGGCCCAGCCGACGCCAAGGTGAACATCGCGCTGGTCGGTAACTCGCTGGCCGCGCAGTGGATGCCCGCCCTGCGCCAACTGGCCGACCGCAACCACTGGCGGATCTCCGAGTTCCTGTCCACCGACTGCCCGGTGACCACCCGTCAGTTCCTGCTGCGGGACCCCGCCACGGACGCCGCGTGTCTGGCCTGGGGACGCAAGGTGATGACCGCGACCACAGCCGGCCACTTCGCCGTGGTCGTAACCTCGGACCTCAGCGAGCAGACGAGTCGCACCTCGGCCGCCCACGTCGCCTGGGCCCGCGGGTTCGCGGCCGAGTTGACGTCCTGGCGAGCCGCGGGCTCGAAGGTCCTCGTGCTGCGGGCCACCCCGCTGCCCGCACACACGACTTCCTCGCCTGCCAACTGCGTGGCCCAGCACGGATACGACTACTCGGCCTGCGCGGGACCGCGTTCGCAATGGGTGCGGCCCGACCCGTTGGCCGACGCCGCGACCGCGCTCGGCGGCCCCGGGATGGACATGGTCGACCTGACGGACTGGTTCTGCGAGTCGCAGTGCCCGGCAGTCATCGGCGGCGTACTGGTCTACCGGGACGGCCTGCACCTGACGGCCACCTTCGCCCGGACGATGGCCCCGGCATTGGAGCCGTACCTGCAGCAGGAATTGCGGTCGCAGTCATCCGCAGCGCACAAGTAA